The following DNA comes from Silurus meridionalis isolate SWU-2019-XX chromosome 14, ASM1480568v1, whole genome shotgun sequence.
CACGCCGCCCATGGTATTTTTAACCCGACCCACATTAAAGAAAGACTACATTATGTTCCCCTAACAgataaaagtttggggacccctggtgAAGAGTAGAATAAAAGAGGAAAAGTGGAATAGtttcttttctcacacacacacacacacacacacacacacacacacacacacacacacacctggacagTCTGTTGAACATGGCGACAAGACGCACAGCTTctgcctccttctcctcctcactCATCCCCTCCATGGGGTCAGGTTGTGGTTCCTCCACTCGGCCCGTCACCAGGTTGATCTTGTCTCTGGCCAGTCTGTACTCCTCCGTGTCTGAGTCCGAGTCGCTCGAGTACTGAGTCTGAGGCGTCGAGCTCCGTCCGCTCAGGAGACCTCGAGCTGCTAACAAACCTGCTGCATTGCCATAACCAGTGTACTTCACAAACCTGCCCACTGCccccccaaccacacacacacacacacacacacacacacacacacacacacagttattagTCAGACAATACACTCATGCAATCTGTTTcagtatttccatttttttcacaCGTCTCTTTGAGTGTACAGTAAAAGTATTGACACCCCAACTCTAAAATCAGACCAGGACCATGAAGAAGTTTCTGATGTCATGTGTAATGACTGTTCAAGAACAACATCCGGACGTCCTCTAGTAGATCGCATCAGATCAGAAACGCAATGAAGCTCCATTTGTAACTGTTCTAAAAACAGCCCAGGTTTCATCACATACGTCTCTGAGTTTTATTGAATGTACAGTTCATGTGCAGTGGAAACACCTGAATGTTCTACATAAATGATGGTTCCTGGAACTATATTGATGGAGTTCCTGGTTCCAAAACTGGTGATTTTGATGTAAATTTTTAAggagatgaagaaaaagaatgtAGTATTACAGAAGACAGTGTGATGATTAtcagagaaatgtgtgtgtacagtcagTGGGTTCGTGTATGTATGCGAGATGTGAGATGTTCTGAAGGACTCTGAGTGGATGGAGTTGCAGCTCCTCCTGTAGGTGTGAGGTTCTGTACCGTTCTCTTTGCAGAGCACAAACAGCAGCTCGGCGGCGCAGTGTTTCAGCTCCGTGTCCACGTGCGTCATCAGTCTCACCAGTTTGTTACGGACCGTGTCTCCTTGCTCGGGTCTCAGCGCCACGTCCCTCAGAGGTGGCAgaatctgaccaatcacagcacagaaaggtcaggtgactcaGACCTCAGTGGTATCGTGCATTACAGGGTCAAAGCTGTTGGAGTGCAGATGATGTGAAAAGGACAGAATCTTCTtgcagcattgctttatttgagtgttttgtttgtttttgaaaccTGAAATGAAGcacattcattcattagttTTGGCACCTGCTGTCTGAGATAACGTCGTGTTTCTCTGTGAGCTCTGCAGCTCTCAGTCAGAAGGTTCAGCACCGGAGTCAGTCTCTCCTTCAGCTTATAACCCTTAAAcataatacataaacataataactaaataaacataaataaataactgctaAAAAACTCTAAATaagaaatctctctctcactctgtccaGTCTCCTCTCCATGAACAGTAGCAGTGAGTGGACACAGTCCATGTTGACTCCACCTGATTCCCTGGAACCCTCAGAAAGACGAACCGTGAGCAGGACGTCCAGACACTGCAGAGGAAGTGCTGATAACACGTTCACAGTCTGCCTGCAGGGGGCAGAGTCGAGAACAGCAAAAAGACTAATAGTCAACCAGAAGGTCAGGGAGCATCTGCTTCTATCAGGTTCTAAAGATCAGACGTGCCAGGTGATGGGTGGAGAGACAGATCTATCTGATCTTTGTAAACTATAACATAtgttaagaagaagaagatcctATAAATTTGCTCTTCACATATCTCAGTGATGTTAAGAAGCTGGGCTCAGCAACCCTGGAGCAgagggggttaagggccttgctcaagggccctaagagtggcagtttgCTGATACCAGGACTTGAATTccagaccttctgatcagtaacccagagctttagccactgagctcccacctcctGTTTGTGTATAGAATAtaataatggtgtgtgtgtgtgtgtgtgtgtgtgtgtgtgtgtgtgtgtgtgtgtgttcttacccTTGCAGTTCCTCTGTCAGTTCCTCGCCTTGGCAGGGCAGCAGCAGGCAGTGGCGCAGTACTGCAGCTAGGCGGCGATACAGAGCTGCCTCTTCCTGAGGGTACAAACAAAGAGATGAGGTTTAGTGTGTCATTAAGGGCTCCTGACTGAACGCAGTGGAAAGTGTACAGATTTCTGCGAGAAATCTGCTGAACCTCATcaggctgctgtgtgtgtgagctgtacGTCACGTTGAACAGGACTTTCAGGGTCTCGATGACACGCTGAGACACCTCCTTACAGAGAGGGGGTGACACTGCGTCCCAGCCCACCACTTCGTACACGTCGGCCCACTGAACATCCAAACACTGCTCCAGAGAGCCCGTCAGCATGCACACACCCCTCTCctgcaggaaacacacacaggaagtggaggaggaagcaCAGGATGAAAACCTTGAAGTGTTTATGTCTCTTGCGACGTGTTCACCTGCTGCAGCTGTCGTCTGAGCTCCGGTCTTAAAGCTGTCAACAGAAACAGCAGCCGCAGTTCATAAAACCGACCACTGGGGGGCGACATGGAGCGAATACCATCCTTCAGCTTCTCAGAAAGACCTGAGAGGAGTCTGGGGAGAAAACCAGGGACAAGGAATaaacactgctgtgtgtgtgtgtgtgtgtgtgtgtgtgtgtgtgtgtgtgtgtgtgtgtgtgtttcacctcAGTGCACTGGCCCTCTCCTGTGCCCTCTGGCTG
Coding sequences within:
- the si:ch211-195b15.7 gene encoding synembryn-A, producing the protein MLRLLNRIESLSLTHTHTHTHTHTHTHTQVQVIRCSRDMMAEDLEKIIQSITQGDQGSVLKQLENYNTEFAQCFFFNVEKQERRKQHELEEFRRNKVRDYVPDSDSGSGDEDGEDSDLILRRRLAEALLWFIRTRLQPGVLSVCLRTLRILSRDRQALSPFITDSAILTLAGLGGIKTQLLSHHGFDHHDEETESGGEKVHGIASDPVSNMNFHLHRCEEHSAAPQVSSTPPQCMSEDIMKQERTNSIHGVLARGKRDAREEDEEERSEWCDDGEVWRKEAMKTLCNVIYNSQRAQERASALRLLSGLSEKLKDGIRSMSPPSGRFYELRLLFLLTALRPELRRQLQQERGVCMLTGSLEQCLDVQWADVYEVVGWDAVSPPLCKEVSQRVIETLKVLFNVTYSSHTQQPDEEEAALYRRLAAVLRHCLLLPCQGEELTEELQGQTVNVLSALPLQCLDVLLTVRLSEGSRESGGVNMDCVHSLLLFMERRLDRGYKLKERLTPVLNLLTESCRAHRETRRYLRQQILPPLRDVALRPEQGDTVRNKLVRLMTHVDTELKHCAAELLFVLCKENVGRFVKYTGYGNAAGLLAARGLLSGRSSTPQTQYSSDSDSDTEEYRLARDKINLVTGRVEEPQPDPMEGMSEEEKEAEAVRLVAMFNRLSRDKIIQPISVMPDGRLAPLCGSMRNSTLEEEEEEEEEEEQEADYEEVD